The following nucleotide sequence is from Anaerohalosphaeraceae bacterium.
GCACAGAAACTGCCCCCCCTGAATTCCCTCGAAACCAACGGCTTCTGGGTGCACAATCTGTCCGAGACCCGAAAAAAACTTCATTTTCTCCGTAAAATCGGGCTTCAGGAGCTCGCTGTCAGTTTTGACCCCTTCCATGCCGAATTCGTTCCTCTCGAAGCCGTTCGCACCCTTCGCTCGCTGGCTCAGGAGATATTGGGCCCCGAAAAAGTCAAAATCCGCTGGGAAAAATACCTCGAAAACTGTCCGCACATTGAGGTCTTTTTAGACCCCCAAAATCGGGCGGAGCTTCGAAAAATGCTCGAAGAGGACCGCTGCCGGTTTACAGGCAGGGCCGCCGAGTCCATTGGGCCTCTGGCAGCCGACTTGGCGATTGAGCAAATCCAACAGCAGTCTTGTCAAAATGCCTTCCTGAATGCCCGCGGGGTCCATATCGACCCCTTCGGAAATGTCTTTTGCGGACAATGCAGCGGCATCATCCTCGGAAACCTTTCCCGGCAGCCGCTCCATGTACTCTGGGAAACATTTGACCCCCCGAATTTGCCTTTCTGGACCCATTTGTTTCATTCGGGTCCGGCAGGACTGCTCCCGCAGGCCGTTTCGAACGGGTATCAGCCGAGCCCTTTGTATGCCTCCAAATGCCATTTGTGTACGGACATCCGAAGGTTTTTTTTTGACAAAGGAAGGTTTTTGTCGATAATTGGACCGGAAGAGTGCTATGGGATAAAGAGATGCTGAAGGAAGGATGCGTGATTTTATCCAGCGAGGTCCGGCTTGGCTGACAACGAAGCAACCAGTTTTGATACACTTTTCGGACGCATGGCGGTCGAGCAGAAGCTCTGCACGGAAGAAGAGCTGAAAGAGTGCAAAAAAGAGCTGCAGGCTCGAGCCGCCGGAAGCAATCCGGTTACCCTGGAGCGGCTTATGGTCGAAAAACAGGTCTTAACCCCCTCCCAGGCCGCTCGCCTAAAGGGGTCCATCCGGGAAAGCCGGGATGTATCGACTCAAATTCCCGGCTATCGCGTCCTGGGCAAACTCGGCTCCGGTGCAATGGCAGTGGTTTATAAGGCCAAGCAGCTGTCCTTAGACCGCATCGTAGCCATCAAGGTATTGCCGAAAAAATTTGTCCAGAAAAGCGACTATGTCGAGCGATTCTATAAAGAAGGCCGGATAGCCGCCAAACTGAACCACAACAATATCGTACAGGCCATCGACGTAGGCGAAGTCGGCGGCCTGTACTATTTTGTGATGGAATATGTCGAGGGGAAGACCCTCTACGACGACCTGTCCAAAGGCAAGATTTTCAGTGAAAAAGAGGCCCTCGATATTATCATCCAGCTGGCCAACGCGTTAGCCCACGCCCACGCCCAGGGCCTTATCCATCGCGATGTCAAGCCCAAAAACATCATGATTAACAAAGAGGGCATCGTGAAGCTGGCGGATATGGGTCTGGCCCGCGAGGCCTCCGACATCAAGGCCGCCAAACACGAACAGGGCAAGGCCTTCGGAACCCCCTACTACATCGCTCCCGAACAGATTCGCGGCGAGCTGGACATCGACGGACGGGCGGACATCTATGCGCTGGGGGCTACCCTGTATCATATGGTCACCGGCCGGGTGCCGTTTGATGCCTCCAGCCCCTCCGAAGTGATGCGAAAACACCTCAAAGAGCCCCTGGTCCCGCCGGACCATATTAATACGTCGCTGTCCGCCGGCATTTCGGAAGTGATCGAAGTCATGATGGCCAAAAACAAAGAGGACCGCTACAAAAATATGGAGGAGCTGCTCATTGACCTCCAGGCCGTACGGGACGGCAATCCGCCCGTCATCGCTCGCCAGCGGTTCAATATGGAGGCCCTCGAAAAACTGGAGGACGGCATCGAAGTCAATCGTCAGGAAGATTCCAAAAAAATCTACACAGATGAAATCATCGCCAAATACAAAGTAGCCGTAGTGGCTTTGATTGCGCTCAGCGCTGTTTTGTTTCTGATTGTGCTTTTCCTGGCTTTTCAGTTGAAAAATAAAAGTGAGTCTTACGATTTAACATACGGACAGGCTCCTTTTTCAACATGCCCAGAAATCCCCTCCAAACCCGCTTAAGGATCCTAACAGCTGCGGGCAATCTTTTCAGCAGACACGGCTTCTGCGCCACAACCCTGGAGGACATTCTCACCGCTGCCGGAATCACCAAAGGGGCCTTTTACCATTATTTCAAAAGCAAAGAGGATGTCTGCACCGCTCTCCTTGAAGAAGCCCTCGAATCAACTCGCCGACTGTTTTTGTCTCTGGCAGAGTCGAATCCGTACGAGGCCTTTGAACAATGGATAAGCCGAATTATGGACGGCAGCAGTCAGGAAGGCCTCGCTTTTCGGCTTGTTCTGCGCCTTTCCGACGAAGCGGCGGTCTTCCACGGTCCTGTCCCGGATCGGTTCAGTCTCTTCTGGGCCGAACAGGCCGGCGGCCTGGAAAAAATTCTTGCCTCCTTTCAGTCGGAGCAGGGGCTTCGGCTCGACCTGCGCTCCTCCGCCCTGCTGCTGCTCAGCACAGCCGTGGGCCTTATCCGGCTGCAGAACACTGTCCCGGCAGGCCTTCCGACCGAATCCCTGCTGAAAACAGCTCTTCGGCTGATTCTCTCATAAAGGATTGCCGACAGGAGCCGCGGAGGAAGCAGGCGTTGTCGATGACTGGTTCTGCTGGAACTGCCGTATCATCATCCGCTGCTGAATCTGCATCGTCCAGCTCATAATCTCCATCAGATGCTGCTTGGGCAGAACCAGATGCGTCTGAATGCGTCCGCCGTCCGCCCGGACCCCGATCGCCAGAGCACTTTGCGTCTGAACCGGAATGGACTCAATTATCTCGAAAAACGGCGGCATCGGAGCATCCGAACTGACCGCCTGCGTTGAACGTGTCATTTCTCCGAACCCCTTCATCAGCCGAATGACATTGACGGAGACGACCGCATCCGCCGTCTGAGCATTGGGAACGGCCTTCAAAGCCGCCTGCATCTCCGCAGGAGCCGGGGCATTGGCCGGCAAATCAATCATCCTTTCGAGAGACTGACGGGCCTGCGGCCCCATCGCCATAAATAATTTTTTATCTGCGAGTGCCATCAAATAAATTTCGTCGTCTCCAAACATCGTTTTAAGCATCTTTCTGTCCTGTTCCGATGCATTTTCCGGAACGGAAACCCGAACCACAATCTGATCAATCGACACGCCTTTGTACTGATCCGCCTTTTCCTCCATCGTAAAGACAGCCGGAATTCCGAACATCTTGTAAAACTCATTCGCCAGGTCTTTCCCTTCCTTTACCACCTCCCGCATCGCCGCCGCATCCGTAATTTCAATCGCCTGACGAGCTGAAAACGGAGGGGTACCGGCCGTGTAGCCGTATGAATAAGCCATCTGGGCTCCCGTCGCCTTCATACTTTTGGCCAGCAGGGCCTCCGTTTGGCTCCGCAGAGCCGCTTGCTTATCCCCAGCCAGGGAAAGAAAAGCATCCAGAAAAATCCAGTTGACCTTTTCGATCATCGGCTTATTCAGCACCGCCAAAACATGAACGGGGGCTTCCGCATCCAGATAGCCGCCCAGGGAAAAGCCCGGTTTCATCGCAGGGTCGCGTACCAGCATTTTGGCCAGTTCTGTATCCTTTTTGGCTGTAAAAAGCACCTCTGCCGTCATCTGCTCCGGCACAGGCGAAAGCAGGATGCTCAGACTGTCCGCCTGTCCCATCCAGGTATCCAGTGTATTGAGCATCGTCGAAATCGCCTCCGGCTTAAACGGCATTACCGCTCCTCCCTGAGAGGCCGCCTGCAGGCCTTGCTGAACCGCCTCCTTCAACGGCCCCGCCGCCGTCTGATAGCCCTTGTCCACATTCAGCCAAAACCACGCCGGAGCTGAAACGGCATTCTGGGCATCCGCAGGATTCAGACGAGCGGCCAGAGATTGTTTCTTTTCCTTCAAAATCGTGCGGACTGCCAGAAGGGATTGTTTCTGTTCGGCAGGGCCCAGCATCAGATAGGGGATACCCTCCAGCGGAACAAATGCAACAGTACCAAGCGATGAACCCGGCGCAGAAAGCGTATAAATCCCGTTTTCATCCGCCCCCCGAGAATAAGAACTTGATGTGTACACTTTGGCATCAGGTACGGGCAGCAAAAGCACCGCCATCGGTTCCCCACCGGTCGAATTCAGAAACAGGGCTGCGGCAATCGTACCGTTTTTATCTACCCCATTCAGCATCGGGTCCCCTAACGCCCCTCCCAAAAACATCGGAAACATCATCGAAACAGGCATCGGGCTTACACCCGACAGATACTGGTCCAGTTTCTCCAGCGTCCCCGTAAAATGATTAAGTCGAAAACAAATCAGCGTATCAGCAGGCAGCAAATCGAGGATTGCATCTTTTGATGAGGAGGCCGAATAACCGACCGATACAAACAATCCGCCAACCGACAAAAGAAGACATAAAAGAACCGGAAACAGTCTTCGATTCATACAAACGCTCCTTTCAAAAAGCAACGGTGAGCAACAGTTTCTAGAATTCACACAAGATTAAGACTGGTCTTTTCAAAACTTGTTACACGAAAACTTTTTTATTTCATTTGAAAAATCTTCAGAATTTCCTCCTTTTTCTTTAACGGACCTGCAACAATCGGAATGTAATCTCCCTGATAAGATTCCGGGACGACAGGAAAGAGAGATTTTCCCTCCGGAGACGAGACAAATCCGCCCGCCCGTTCCACAAGAAGAGCGCCGGCCGCAATATCCCACAGACGCGAACGAATGGTCACAGAGCCCACCATCGCCCCTTTGGCGACATACGCCAGGTGCAGGGCCGTCGAACCCAGACAGCGAAAACGGGTTTTTTGCATAATGGTCTGATACGGTTTGTCAAACTCCGCCGTCATATGGCTCTCGATTCCGAAACAGGCGAATCGATTCAGCTCCTGCTGATTCACCTGAATCCGGGAGCCGTTCATCTGCGCTTCCATCTCGGCCGCGGCTGTAAACATCGAATCCGTCGACGGTTCAAAAACCACTCCGACAATCGGCTGTCCATCCTGCAGGGCGGCAATGCTCACCGAAAAACACAGCAGGCCGTTGGCAAAATTGTTCGTGCCGTCAATCGGGTCAATCACCCACCAGATTCCCTGCTCGCCGCGCGGCGCCAGCTTAAAGAGCTTGCCGCCGTGCCCCTCCTCACACAAAAAACCATGGTCCGGATAGGTCTCCTTGATATGGTCCACGATAATCTTCTGACAAATCGGGTCGGCCTGTGTGACCAGCTCATCCGCATCCTTCTGCGTTGCATGAACAAAGCGAAGTTCTTCCAGGGCCCGCTGCCCGGCCAGACGCGCCGCCACCACGGCCGTCTCGAGCAAATCACGGATTTCTGTCGAAGACAATCCCATACATTCCCTTTCCCTTGACGAACAAACCTAAAAAAGATATTTTACCAACTCAAATGAACAATTGCCAGCCGATAAGCTCGGAAAAATCTTCCGACCGCATCTCTGCCGGAGGCCGGCTTGCCGCCGCCTTTGTCGCCATGGCCATTGCCGTCGGATTCGCCTTTTTCCATGCCTGCGACCGACAATGGCTTGACATCAGTCCCATTCTCGGCGTCTGCGGTTTCAAACAGCGCTTTGGTCTGCCCTGTCCCGGGTGCGGCTGGACCCATTCCATCCAGGCCTTCGCATCAGGGCGTATTGGAGAGTCCTTTTATCTCCAACCCGCCGCCGCCGTCTTTTGTCTGGCAGCCTTTGCGGCCTTTTTTTTTGCTTTACACATCGCCATTTTTGGGATAGATTTTTCGTTTTTGAGGTGGGCACGCTCACCCGGAGGATGCAAAGTGATAATTCTTGCAGCTGCCCTGATTGTCCTGGTTGGATGGATGGCGGTTTTGCTGCTGACCCTTATTGGGCAAAGTCAACCCTGAAACAAACAGAATGAGACCCAAAAAAATAGGCTTTTTTGATTGGTTTTCGGCGGCAGGGCTGCTGGCCCTGCTGGGCGGATGCTCGCCACTGGGGTTTCTTCTGAGCCCCTCCTCTTCGGAACAGAAAATCGCCGCCCAGTTCCCCCTGTACGCACAAAAAGATAAATCCGTCTATCTGGCGGTTCGCCCGTCCGCCGGCAGCCGAACCGATGCGGACATTCCCGGACTCCTCCAGAAAACCCTGGCCGCCGATTTCCACCGAAAAATCAAAATCCCGCCCGAAAAGATTTTCCAGATGTCGGCAGCTCTTCACAATCCTTCCGTCGCTTTTTCCTGGTCTCAGGTCGAGCAAGAAGCACGCCGTGTTCAGGCCGCATATCTGCTCTCGGTGGAAATCGTCGAATTCCAGGCCGTGCCTATGGGCTCACAAAACTATTATATGGGCAATCTGGCGGTCCGAACATTTCTGGCGGAAACAGAATCCGGACAGATTGTCTGGCCACCTGAAAAAACCCCGCGGCTGATTCGAGTCGCCGTGGACTTCGAACCCAAAGGACGCTCTCAACTGGTCCATCGCATGCTCACAGCCGTTTCCCACTGCATCGTGCGGCACCTCTATCCGTGCTCCAAAGCTGCTTTCCGAGTCAGCGAAGAATTGGAACCGCTTGAATCCCTTATGAACTCAACAGAATAGGAGATTTCAAACCATGTACCGAATTCTCATTACCGACAAACTGGCCCAGGAAGGAATTGACCTGATCAACTCCACAGAGGATTTCGAAGCCGTGGTGCGCACGGGAATCAAAGAAGAGGAACTGGCCTCGATTATCGGCGATTATGACGGCCTGATTATCCGCAGCGACACCAAAGTCACCGCCAAAGTGCTCGAACGTCCCGGCAAACTGAAAGGAATCGCCCGCGCCGGCGTCGGCATCGACAACGTGGACGTCCCCACCGCCACACGCAAAGGGATTCTGGTTATGAACACCCCCGGCGGCAACACCCTCAGCGCCGCTGAACACACTATGGCCCTGATGCTGGCCCTCAGCCGCAATATCGTCCCCGCCTGCAACAGTCTCAAACGCGGCGAGTGGGACCGCAAGCGATACACCGGCAACCAGCTGAACAACAAAACCCTCGGCATCATCGGTCTGGGCCGAATCGGAATGGCCGTGGCCAAAATGGCCCTTGGCTTTAATATGAAAATTCTCGGCTACGACCCCTTTGCCGCTCCGGTTGAGGCGGAAAAACTGGGAATTGCCATTACGGATTCTCTGGAAAGAATCTTCAAAGAATCCGACTTCATTACGCTCCATGTTCCCAAAAATGAAAAAACCCTCAACATGATCACCGCCAAAGAAATGAAGATGATGAAGCCGAGCTGCCGGCTGATTAACTGCGCCCGCGGCGGCATCATCAATGAAGAGGACCTGTACAACGCTCTGGCCGCCAAAACCATCGCCGGCGCCGCCCTCGACGTCTTCTCCAAAGAGCCGCCGGAGAATACCCGTTTCAAGGAACTGGACAACTGCCTGGTCACCCCGCATTTGGGAGCCAGTACCGAAGAAGCCCAGATTGAAGTCGCCGTTGAAGCCGCCCAAATCCTGATGGACGCCATCAAAGGCGGCCCCATCCGCAATGCCGTCAATGCCCCGGCCATGGGCGGCCTGTCCCCCATCATCAGCCAGTACGCCGCTCTGGCCCAGCGAATCGGCTCCCTGGCCAGTGCGATGGTATCCGGACATCTCAAAAATGTGCAAATCGAATTCCGCGGCTCCATCGCCGAAAAAACCGTGGACCCGATTGCCACCTCGTTCGCCATCGGACTGCTTCAGCCGCATTTTGACACCACCGTCAACCTCGTGAATGTTCACTTCCTGGCCAAAGAGCGAGGCATCAGCATCGATCAGACGAAAAATCCGGAAATCAAAGACTTTGAATCCACATTTGCCGCCACCGTCCAGACCGATCAGCAGAAACGCACAATCGTCGGAACCGTTTTCGGCGGCAATTTGCCCCGCATTATCGAAATCGACGGTTTCCCGATTGAAGTAACCCCTGAAGAGGCCATGCTGATTATCTTTAACGACGACAAGCCGGGCGTCATCGGCGCCGTCGGAACCATTTTAGGAAAGCACGGCATCAACATCAACACCATGGGCGTCGGTCACAAAAGGGCCGAAGGCAAAGCGATTCTGGCCTTCAGTCTGGACAAACTGCCGGATGAAAAGGCCGCTGATGACCTGAAAAATCTGGAGTTCGTCAACGAATTGTACATCTGCAAACTTCAGTAATTTCCGAAAAAACAAGCAGGATGAAATCCGCCCCGCCCTGCCGCATGGTCAGGGCGGGGATTCTTTGCCTTTACGGAGACGACGTAGAATGACGGCAGGAAAACGCACCCAGACGAAACAACTGAATCTGGCTTTTGAGGAAATGGAAAATTCAAAACCCTCTCCGTCCGAATCCGCTGCAACAGAGCAGACCCACGAAGAAACCCAAGAGGACCGGGAAATGCCCGCTGCATCTTCGGGCTCCCGGCGACGAAAGGCGGCCGCCGCAACAGCTGAAACGCTCGCCGCCAAGCAGCGGGATATCAGTGTCAGTGAGTTTTTCGCCAAAAACCGCCATCTGCTCGGTTTTGACAATCCCCGCAAGGCCCTTCTGACCGCCGTCAAAGAAGCCGTCGACAACTCGCTGGATGCCTGCGAAGAGGCCCATATCCTGCCGGACTTGGAAATCTCCATCCAGCCCTTCAACGGCTCCGACAACAAATTCACCGTCTCCGTGCAGGACAACGGCCCTGGCATTGTCGGTCAGCAGGTTCCCAATATTTTCGCGCGGCTCCTGTACGGCAGCAAGTTCCACACCCTGAAAATGAGCCGCGGTCAGCAGGGCATCGGCATCAGCGCCGCCGGAATGTACGGCCTGCTGACTACGGGACAGCCCGTGCAGATTATCACCCG
It contains:
- a CDS encoding serine/threonine-protein kinase, producing MADNEATSFDTLFGRMAVEQKLCTEEELKECKKELQARAAGSNPVTLERLMVEKQVLTPSQAARLKGSIRESRDVSTQIPGYRVLGKLGSGAMAVVYKAKQLSLDRIVAIKVLPKKFVQKSDYVERFYKEGRIAAKLNHNNIVQAIDVGEVGGLYYFVMEYVEGKTLYDDLSKGKIFSEKEALDIIIQLANALAHAHAQGLIHRDVKPKNIMINKEGIVKLADMGLAREASDIKAAKHEQGKAFGTPYYIAPEQIRGELDIDGRADIYALGATLYHMVTGRVPFDASSPSEVMRKHLKEPLVPPDHINTSLSAGISEVIEVMMAKNKEDRYKNMEELLIDLQAVRDGNPPVIARQRFNMEALEKLEDGIEVNRQEDSKKIYTDEIIAKYKVAVVALIALSAVLFLIVLFLAFQLKNKSESYDLTYGQAPFSTCPEIPSKPA
- a CDS encoding radical SAM protein; translation: MNELNRNLYNRRQNRSGPKLKHWRYAGLLLTYRCSAACRFCSYYCSPQAGGLMPHEIALQAWDSLVQLAGPEAHIHITGGEPFLYFDHLAALLEKAAAQKLPPLNSLETNGFWVHNLSETRKKLHFLRKIGLQELAVSFDPFHAEFVPLEAVRTLRSLAQEILGPEKVKIRWEKYLENCPHIEVFLDPQNRAELRKMLEEDRCRFTGRAAESIGPLAADLAIEQIQQQSCQNAFLNARGVHIDPFGNVFCGQCSGIILGNLSRQPLHVLWETFDPPNLPFWTHLFHSGPAGLLPQAVSNGYQPSPLYASKCHLCTDIRRFFFDKGRFLSIIGPEECYGIKRC
- a CDS encoding TetR/AcrR family transcriptional regulator, encoding MPRNPLQTRLRILTAAGNLFSRHGFCATTLEDILTAAGITKGAFYHYFKSKEDVCTALLEEALESTRRLFLSLAESNPYEAFEQWISRIMDGSSQEGLAFRLVLRLSDEAAVFHGPVPDRFSLFWAEQAGGLEKILASFQSEQGLRLDLRSSALLLLSTAVGLIRLQNTVPAGLPTESLLKTALRLILS
- the serA gene encoding phosphoglycerate dehydrogenase; the protein is MYRILITDKLAQEGIDLINSTEDFEAVVRTGIKEEELASIIGDYDGLIIRSDTKVTAKVLERPGKLKGIARAGVGIDNVDVPTATRKGILVMNTPGGNTLSAAEHTMALMLALSRNIVPACNSLKRGEWDRKRYTGNQLNNKTLGIIGLGRIGMAVAKMALGFNMKILGYDPFAAPVEAEKLGIAITDSLERIFKESDFITLHVPKNEKTLNMITAKEMKMMKPSCRLINCARGGIINEEDLYNALAAKTIAGAALDVFSKEPPENTRFKELDNCLVTPHLGASTEEAQIEVAVEAAQILMDAIKGGPIRNAVNAPAMGGLSPIISQYAALAQRIGSLASAMVSGHLKNVQIEFRGSIAEKTVDPIATSFAIGLLQPHFDTTVNLVNVHFLAKERGISIDQTKNPEIKDFESTFAATVQTDQQKRTIVGTVFGGNLPRIIEIDGFPIEVTPEEAMLIIFNDDKPGVIGAVGTILGKHGININTMGVGHKRAEGKAILAFSLDKLPDEKAADDLKNLEFVNELYICKLQ
- a CDS encoding DUF2752 domain-containing protein, which gives rise to MNNCQPISSEKSSDRISAGGRLAAAFVAMAIAVGFAFFHACDRQWLDISPILGVCGFKQRFGLPCPGCGWTHSIQAFASGRIGESFYLQPAAAVFCLAAFAAFFFALHIAIFGIDFSFLRWARSPGGCKVIILAAALIVLVGWMAVLLLTLIGQSQP
- a CDS encoding inositol monophosphatase, whose translation is MGLSSTEIRDLLETAVVAARLAGQRALEELRFVHATQKDADELVTQADPICQKIIVDHIKETYPDHGFLCEEGHGGKLFKLAPRGEQGIWWVIDPIDGTNNFANGLLCFSVSIAALQDGQPIVGVVFEPSTDSMFTAAAEMEAQMNGSRIQVNQQELNRFACFGIESHMTAEFDKPYQTIMQKTRFRCLGSTALHLAYVAKGAMVGSVTIRSRLWDIAAGALLVERAGGFVSSPEGKSLFPVVPESYQGDYIPIVAGPLKKKEEILKIFQMK